A genomic segment from Desulfurella amilsii encodes:
- the ubiE gene encoding bifunctional demethylmenaquinone methyltransferase/2-methoxy-6-polyprenyl-1,4-benzoquinol methylase UbiE yields the protein MVQVGEMFSYISKTYDLLNHVLSFNIDKSWRKTAISYINGPSVLDVATGTADIALAINKSDFLKKVIGVDISLGMLKIAKEKTKGKGIMLTCADALNLPFRDNSFDNVIISFGIRNIKNKIQALYEFKRILKPSGRLLVLEFSKPKNQFINAAYILYKDYCLPNIAGFVSNNKEAYKYLAKTIRYFPDPEFLSNAMLQVGFEKVNFNFLSFGIACLHVAYKEG from the coding sequence ATGGTACAAGTGGGCGAGATGTTTTCTTATATCTCAAAAACATACGATTTGTTAAATCATGTGTTGAGTTTTAATATTGATAAGTCATGGAGAAAAACTGCTATATCCTACATTAATGGCCCAAGTGTTTTGGATGTGGCAACAGGCACCGCTGATATCGCTCTTGCCATTAATAAATCTGATTTTCTAAAAAAAGTAATAGGTGTTGACATAAGCCTTGGCATGTTAAAAATCGCTAAAGAAAAAACAAAAGGCAAAGGTATAATGCTTACTTGTGCGGATGCTTTAAATTTGCCTTTTAGAGATAATTCTTTTGACAATGTCATAATTTCTTTTGGCATAAGAAATATTAAAAACAAAATACAGGCATTATATGAGTTTAAAAGGATATTGAAGCCTTCTGGGAGACTGCTTGTTTTGGAATTTTCAAAACCAAAAAATCAATTTATAAATGCCGCTTATATACTTTACAAGGATTATTGCTTACCTAATATAGCCGGGTTTGTTTCAAATAACAAAGAGGCTTATAAGTATCTTGCTAAAACAATTAGATATTTCCCAGATCCAGAATTTTTGTCAAATGCAATGTTGCAAGTTGGTTTTGAAAAAGTAAATTTTAACTTTCTCAGTTTTGGTATTGCTTGTTTGCATGTTGCATACAAGGAGGGATAG
- a CDS encoding type II toxin-antitoxin system PemK/MazF family toxin, with protein MKYAFGDVVVVSFPFTNLDKTIRRPALVLIDTGDEDIVVARITTHKHNEEMELEIENYREKGLLLSSFVRFNKIATLNRKDMYKKIGELSPSEVKKARKILRKMFLNNQREKDDDTKRIKEKTR; from the coding sequence ATGAAGTATGCGTTTGGTGATGTGGTTGTAGTATCGTTTCCTTTTACGAATTTAGACAAAACAATAAGAAGACCAGCTTTGGTGCTCATTGATACAGGAGATGAAGATATTGTGGTGGCAAGGATTACCACGCATAAGCACAATGAAGAAATGGAGCTTGAAATCGAAAATTACAGAGAGAAAGGTTTACTTTTGTCAAGCTTTGTAAGATTTAATAAAATAGCTACACTAAACAGAAAAGATATGTACAAAAAAATAGGCGAATTATCTCCAAGCGAGGTAAAAAAGGCGCGAAAGATTTTAAGAAAAATGTTTTTAAATAACCAAAGGGAGAAAGATGATGACACTAAAAGAATTAAGGAAAAAACTAGATAA
- the prfB gene encoding peptide chain release factor 2 (programmed frameshift) encodes MMTLKELRKKLDNIKSIFDLDKKSQAIKEIEEKLQNKEIWNDYALLQKLERTKRNFQSIISQVKELDDELSLIEEMVSQENDENLFESETQELSKKIEAFEIQSLLSGPHDEDDAIVTIHSGAGGTESCDWVAMLFRMYTMWAQNNNYKIEIADMQEGDQAGYKSITFIVSLGDHPYGNLKGENGVHRLVRISPFDSNKRRHTSFAAVSVLPDIEDDINIEIKPEDLKIDTFRASGAGGQYVNKTDSAIRITHISTGIVVTCQTERSQMKNKATAMKILKSKLYKLEEEKKAAQLKNISGEKKKVEWGSQIRSYVLHPYKMVKDHRTNLEKTNVAAESVLNGEINDFLYEDLKYLKGEENE; translated from the exons ATGATGACACTAAAAGAATTAAGGAAAAAACTAGATAATATAAAG AGTATCTTTGACTTAGACAAAAAGTCTCAAGCCATAAAAGAAATTGAAGAGAAACTTCAAAATAAAGAGATCTGGAATGACTACGCTCTATTGCAAAAACTTGAAAGGACAAAAAGAAATTTTCAAAGCATTATAAGTCAAGTTAAAGAGTTAGACGACGAACTTAGCTTGATTGAAGAAATGGTTTCTCAAGAAAATGATGAAAATTTATTTGAAAGTGAAACTCAAGAATTAAGCAAAAAAATCGAAGCGTTTGAAATCCAATCGCTTTTGTCAGGACCGCACGATGAAGATGATGCAATCGTTACTATTCATTCGGGTGCGGGTGGCACTGAAAGTTGTGATTGGGTTGCTATGCTATTTAGAATGTATACAATGTGGGCCCAAAATAATAATTATAAAATTGAGATAGCTGACATGCAAGAAGGCGATCAAGCTGGGTATAAAAGTATTACCTTCATTGTTTCTTTAGGCGACCATCCGTATGGTAACTTAAAAGGTGAAAATGGTGTCCATAGGCTAGTGAGGATTTCCCCTTTTGATTCTAATAAAAGACGACATACATCCTTTGCTGCAGTTAGTGTGTTGCCAGATATTGAAGATGATATAAATATTGAAATAAAACCAGAAGATTTAAAAATTGACACATTTAGAGCAAGCGGGGCAGGGGGCCAGTATGTAAACAAAACTGATTCTGCCATAAGAATTACTCATATTTCAACAGGAATCGTTGTTACATGCCAGACCGAGCGAAGTCAGATGAAAAACAAAGCTACTGCCATGAAAATATTGAAATCAAAGCTATACAAGCTTGAAGAAGAAAAGAAAGCAGCCCAACTAAAAAATATTAGCGGAGAAAAAAAGAAAGTTGAGTGGGGCAGCCAGATAAGATCGTATGTTTTACATCCATATAAAATGGTTAAAGACCACAGAACAAATTTAGAAAAAACAAATGTCGCAGCAGAAAGTGTTTTAAATGGAGAGATTAACGACTTTTTATATGAGGATTTAAAATATCTAAAAGGAGAAGAAAATGAATGA
- the lysS gene encoding lysine--tRNA ligase, which translates to MNEDENKLIKRRIEKLEEIKALGIDPYLNGFSPEYFLNDIVSHYIDVDVDQLKEIQINFKIAGRIISIRDFGKAAFLKLKDMSGNLQIYCQKNVLGDQYSLYKKLDIGDIIGIEGNVFKTKTQEITINAQKLYLLTKSIRPLPEKFHGLQDKELRYRQRYVDLIVNDDVRETFFKRSKIIALIREFMINNKFLEVETPMLHKLVGGAAAKPFTTHLNALDLDMYLRIAPELYLKRLVVGGLERVFEINRNFRNEGMDLKHNPEFTMMEFYCAYKEYNFLLDFTEELFEHLLSNLGLDKKITYGDFEIDFSRPYKRTKFIDALKEIGGLADEVIKDKMQCLELAKQLEKKVDENTTHAKILAELFDALVEPKLINPTFITEYPVEISPLAKKNKQNPLIADRFELFIANMEIANGFSELNDPFDQKERFIKQLEERANGDEEASMYDEDYIVALEYGLTPTAGEGIGIDRLVMLLTNNPSIRDVILFPLMK; encoded by the coding sequence ATGAATGAAGACGAGAATAAACTTATAAAAAGAAGAATAGAAAAATTAGAGGAAATAAAAGCTTTAGGTATTGACCCTTACCTTAATGGTTTTTCACCAGAGTATTTCTTAAATGACATTGTAAGCCACTACATTGACGTTGATGTAGACCAGCTAAAAGAAATTCAAATAAATTTTAAGATCGCTGGAAGGATTATTTCTATTAGAGATTTTGGCAAAGCAGCGTTTTTAAAACTAAAAGATATGAGCGGTAACTTACAGATTTATTGCCAAAAAAATGTATTAGGCGATCAATACAGTTTATATAAAAAGCTAGATATCGGCGATATTATAGGTATTGAGGGCAATGTATTTAAAACAAAAACGCAAGAAATTACAATAAACGCTCAAAAATTGTATTTATTGACAAAATCTATAAGACCATTGCCTGAAAAGTTTCACGGACTTCAAGACAAAGAGTTAAGGTATAGACAGCGTTATGTAGACTTGATAGTAAATGACGATGTTAGGGAGACTTTTTTCAAACGCTCAAAAATTATTGCTTTAATTAGAGAATTTATGATTAACAATAAATTCCTTGAAGTAGAAACACCTATGCTTCACAAACTTGTAGGTGGTGCTGCCGCTAAACCATTTACTACGCATTTAAATGCACTAGATCTTGATATGTATTTGAGAATTGCACCAGAACTATATTTGAAGCGACTGGTTGTTGGTGGCCTTGAGAGGGTTTTTGAAATAAACAGGAATTTCAGAAATGAAGGCATGGATTTAAAACACAATCCCGAATTTACAATGATGGAGTTTTATTGTGCATACAAAGAGTATAATTTTTTACTTGATTTTACAGAAGAGTTGTTTGAGCACCTACTTAGTAATTTAGGCTTGGATAAAAAAATAACTTACGGTGATTTTGAAATAGATTTTTCAAGACCATACAAAAGAACAAAATTTATTGATGCACTAAAAGAAATAGGTGGTCTTGCAGATGAAGTAATTAAAGACAAAATGCAGTGTTTAGAACTTGCAAAACAACTAGAAAAAAAGGTCGATGAAAATACAACGCATGCAAAAATTTTAGCAGAACTCTTTGATGCTTTGGTGGAGCCAAAGCTTATAAACCCTACTTTTATTACAGAATACCCAGTTGAAATTAGCCCGCTTGCAAAGAAAAACAAACAAAATCCGCTTATTGCAGACAGGTTTGAGTTATTTATAGCAAATATGGAAATAGCAAACGGATTCTCTGAATTAAACGATCCCTTTGATCAAAAAGAACGATTTATCAAACAACTAGAAGAAAGAGCCAACGGTGATGAAGAGGCTTCTATGTATGATGAAGACTACATAGTTGCGCTTGAATATGGCCTTACACCAACAGCAGGTGAGGGCATTGGCATTGACAGACTCGTTATGCTTCTTACCAACAACCCATCTATTAGGGATGTAATTTTGTTCCCTTTAATGAAGTAG
- the queC gene encoding 7-cyano-7-deazaguanine synthase QueC — protein sequence MRKCLLIFSGGLDSTTCLFWALDNYDKVYTITFDYNQRHIIEKEMAQKTIELVKSIKKKEISYFEFKIDLSTMGASALTDFSIDVPKNRDVNSNEIPITYVPFRNGIFLSVAVAYAETLDITDIIGGWNVIDYSGYPDCRPNFLKSFQQTATLGTKIGQKKPFNIIAPLIGLKKSQIIKLGKKHNADYSFAYSCYEGREEFCGECDSCILRAQGFKEAGYLDDYLVRVATSLKGTKLHP from the coding sequence ATGAGGAAATGTTTGTTAATTTTTTCTGGAGGCCTTGATTCTACAACATGCCTTTTTTGGGCACTGGATAATTACGACAAGGTTTATACAATAACTTTTGACTACAACCAAAGGCATATTATAGAAAAAGAAATGGCACAAAAAACAATTGAGCTAGTCAAAAGTATAAAGAAAAAGGAAATAAGCTACTTTGAGTTTAAAATAGATTTATCTACAATGGGTGCAAGTGCATTAACGGATTTTTCAATTGATGTGCCAAAAAACAGGGATGTTAATAGCAATGAGATACCAATTACTTATGTGCCTTTTAGAAATGGTATTTTTTTGTCTGTTGCAGTTGCATATGCAGAAACTTTGGATATTACAGACATTATAGGCGGTTGGAATGTAATTGATTATTCAGGCTACCCTGACTGTAGGCCAAACTTTTTGAAAAGCTTTCAACAAACCGCTACACTTGGTACAAAAATTGGTCAAAAAAAACCTTTTAATATCATTGCGCCGTTAATTGGCCTAAAAAAATCACAGATTATAAAACTGGGTAAAAAACACAATGCAGACTACTCCTTTGCTTATTCATGCTACGAAGGAAGAGAAGAATTTTGTGGTGAGTGTGATTCGTGCATTTTGCGCGCACAAGGCTTTAAAGAAGCAGGTTACTTAGATGATTATCTTGTAAGAGTAGCTACTTCATTAAAGGGAACAAAATTACATCCCTAA
- a CDS encoding 7-carboxy-7-deazaguanine synthase QueE → MQDRICEIFYSLQLEGAMLGYPAVFVRFSGCNLNCDFCDTKYAFDEYKIMSLLEVEEVVSSYRCKRIIFTGGEPLLHASFIELFIKQFKKKYEFFLETNGTIWVDFASEFDHIVVSPKFDSLNYEVLENYKTLKNVEFKILVQNAQSLKDIETFFKNLNLISATIQPIYFSNEPLNKFIKRTQDIVEAFKKSNLANSNVRLIIQNHKIIYAEQRGV, encoded by the coding sequence ATGCAGGATAGAATTTGTGAAATTTTTTATTCCCTTCAATTAGAAGGCGCAATGCTGGGGTACCCGGCCGTTTTTGTGCGGTTTAGTGGGTGTAACCTCAATTGTGATTTTTGCGATACTAAGTACGCTTTTGATGAATATAAAATTATGTCTTTATTAGAAGTTGAAGAGGTAGTTTCTAGCTATAGGTGTAAAAGAATAATTTTTACCGGTGGAGAACCACTGTTGCATGCAAGTTTTATAGAACTTTTTATTAAACAATTTAAAAAGAAGTATGAATTCTTTTTAGAAACAAATGGTACAATATGGGTAGATTTTGCGAGCGAGTTTGACCATATTGTAGTAAGTCCAAAATTTGATAGTTTGAATTATGAGGTATTAGAAAATTATAAAACACTAAAGAATGTGGAGTTCAAAATCTTAGTACAAAATGCTCAATCATTAAAAGACATTGAAACTTTTTTTAAAAATCTTAACTTAATATCGGCTACGATACAGCCTATCTATTTTTCAAACGAGCCATTAAATAAATTTATAAAGCGAACACAAGATATTGTTGAAGCTTTTAAAAAAAGTAACCTTGCAAATAGCAATGTAAGACTAATTATTCAAAATCATAAAATAATATACGCAGAACAAAGGGGTGTATAA
- a CDS encoding nitrous oxide-stimulated promoter family protein, with product MREKQKKIEHDKKILKIFIKIYCKKQHLEKDVEIYKDGLCKDCYELLNYAYKKLNNCPLNPKPMCKKCPIHCYSPQNREKIKKIMKFSGIYLIKHGRLDLLFHYYF from the coding sequence GTGAGAGAAAAACAAAAGAAAATTGAGCATGACAAAAAGATTTTGAAAATATTTATAAAAATATACTGCAAAAAACAGCATTTAGAAAAGGATGTTGAAATTTATAAAGATGGTTTGTGTAAAGATTGTTATGAACTATTAAATTACGCATATAAAAAATTAAATAATTGTCCACTAAACCCTAAACCAATGTGCAAAAAATGTCCCATTCATTGCTATAGCCCTCAAAATAGAGAAAAAATTAAAAAAATAATGAAATTTAGCGGTATTTACTTAATCAAACATGGTAGGTTAGATTTACTTTTCCATTATTACTTTTAA
- a CDS encoding thiamine pyrophosphate-dependent enzyme, whose protein sequence is MSNLGEFEPKRPDSFDVSWCPGCGNFPLRDALALAFKKLELKPTDIAIISGIGQAAKIVHYINTHGFHTLHGRAIPIATALKASNPELVVIAEGGDGDMYSEGGNHFLHGIRRNANITVIIHNNQIYGLTKGQGSPTTMIGQHTTTQPFGVFEEPLNAIALAITLNASFVARGYVGNIQHTAEILAQAINHKGFSIVELFQPCVSFNKVNTYQWYSQHTYIMQNHNPKDKMQALQKALENDPLPLGIFYINEKIPFEEYLIAYKEDKKPLYKRSAQTEKIKRFIEDNF, encoded by the coding sequence ATGAGTAATTTAGGAGAGTTTGAACCAAAAAGACCGGATTCTTTTGATGTATCATGGTGTCCTGGTTGTGGCAATTTTCCCTTAAGAGATGCTTTAGCTTTAGCTTTTAAAAAGCTTGAATTAAAACCTACAGACATAGCAATAATTAGCGGCATAGGCCAAGCTGCAAAAATTGTTCATTACATAAATACTCACGGCTTTCACACACTACATGGAAGAGCTATACCTATAGCTACAGCCCTAAAAGCTTCAAACCCAGAATTAGTGGTGATTGCAGAAGGTGGTGATGGTGATATGTACTCAGAAGGGGGCAATCACTTTTTGCACGGCATAAGAAGAAATGCAAATATAACGGTTATTATTCATAACAATCAAATTTATGGCTTAACAAAAGGTCAAGGCTCACCTACAACAATGATAGGCCAGCACACAACAACGCAACCCTTTGGGGTATTTGAAGAGCCGCTGAACGCTATTGCTCTAGCAATAACACTAAATGCTTCATTTGTAGCAAGGGGTTATGTAGGTAATATACAGCATACTGCAGAAATTTTAGCGCAAGCAATTAATCACAAAGGTTTTTCTATCGTTGAACTTTTTCAGCCATGCGTTAGCTTCAATAAAGTAAATACCTACCAATGGTACAGCCAACACACATACATAATGCAAAACCATAATCCAAAAGACAAAATGCAAGCTTTACAAAAAGCGCTTGAAAATGACCCACTGCCACTTGGAATTTTTTATATAAACGAAAAAATTCCATTTGAAGAATATTTAATTGCCTACAAAGAGGATAAAAAACCATTATATAAAAGAAGCGCTCAAACAGAAAAAATTAAGCGTTTCATAGAGGATAATTTTTGA
- a CDS encoding 2-oxoacid:acceptor oxidoreductase subunit alpha: MDYTIVLTAAAGQGVETIETLLSKAFKDSNFFVFSDKEYMSRVRGGVNSTTIRVSSKENKGYKQFADFLFLFTKQALEHSKNRISDNTIIFGENDFITDEYKSQFLEVDFLKIAKDLESAVFANTVAFGFISAMFKIDTDTAYKAIKNHFLAPDVVQKNITAYNEGYKLFQDNTYKSIKLNIEKIAEKRYALLSGSQAVAFGALSANAKFLSFYPMSPSTDVAIFLAHQMDKFDIVVEQFEDEIASVNAAIGAWFGGTRSFVTTSGGGYALMEEGVSLAAMSETPLVVHLAQRPAPATGLPTRTSQSDLNLVLYSSHGDFPRAIFSPRNLEDAFFVMQKAFDIADKHQCVSYILTDQFFMSMMYNVDTSHLEFIEPQNYIIQTPTDYKRYEFTKNGVSKRGAPGFGSGIVVANGNEHDEYGDITEDEELTKLMLEKRMQKLNGIKSEALEPLYIGPETFKNLVVCYGSLYENIKEALELLGLDDTGLLAYSQLYPLNDKGLDYLTKAQNLIFVEQNFSGQFAQLIWREYGIKTNQLINKYTGRQFFVEELKERLQNALEGK; this comes from the coding sequence ATGGATTATACTATAGTATTAACTGCTGCTGCAGGACAAGGTGTCGAAACCATTGAAACTCTATTATCAAAAGCTTTTAAAGACTCAAATTTTTTTGTATTTTCAGATAAAGAATACATGTCTCGCGTAAGAGGAGGAGTTAACTCAACCACAATTCGAGTATCTTCAAAAGAAAATAAAGGCTACAAACAATTTGCTGACTTTCTGTTTTTGTTTACAAAACAAGCGCTTGAACATTCAAAAAATCGCATATCAGATAATACCATAATATTTGGAGAAAACGACTTTATTACAGATGAGTACAAATCGCAATTTTTGGAAGTTGACTTCCTAAAGATAGCCAAAGATTTAGAAAGTGCTGTTTTTGCAAATACTGTGGCATTTGGCTTTATATCGGCTATGTTTAAAATTGATACGGATACTGCATATAAGGCTATCAAAAATCACTTTCTTGCTCCAGATGTTGTCCAAAAAAACATAACTGCATATAACGAGGGTTACAAATTATTTCAAGACAATACATATAAAAGTATTAAACTTAATATTGAAAAAATTGCAGAAAAAAGATACGCTTTGCTTAGTGGTTCGCAAGCAGTAGCATTTGGCGCATTGAGCGCAAATGCCAAGTTTTTATCGTTTTATCCAATGTCGCCATCTACAGACGTAGCAATTTTCTTAGCACACCAAATGGATAAGTTTGATATCGTGGTAGAACAATTTGAGGATGAGATTGCTTCAGTAAATGCCGCAATAGGCGCATGGTTTGGTGGAACTAGATCATTTGTAACTACATCTGGAGGTGGATATGCACTAATGGAAGAAGGCGTTAGTTTAGCTGCAATGAGCGAAACGCCCTTAGTTGTTCATTTGGCGCAAAGGCCCGCACCAGCAACAGGCCTTCCCACAAGAACATCTCAAAGTGACCTTAATTTAGTGCTTTACTCTTCACATGGCGATTTTCCAAGAGCTATATTTTCTCCAAGAAATTTGGAAGATGCGTTTTTTGTAATGCAAAAAGCTTTTGATATTGCAGATAAGCATCAATGTGTTTCCTATATTCTAACCGATCAGTTTTTTATGAGTATGATGTATAATGTAGATACGTCGCATTTAGAATTTATTGAACCTCAAAATTATATTATACAAACACCAACAGACTACAAAAGGTACGAATTCACCAAAAACGGTGTATCTAAAAGGGGTGCTCCGGGTTTTGGTAGTGGGATTGTAGTAGCAAACGGAAATGAGCATGATGAGTATGGCGATATTACAGAGGACGAAGAACTAACCAAACTTATGCTTGAAAAAAGAATGCAAAAACTAAACGGTATAAAAAGTGAAGCACTAGAACCTCTCTACATTGGTCCAGAAACATTTAAAAATTTAGTTGTTTGTTATGGCTCTTTATATGAAAATATAAAAGAAGCTTTGGAGTTGCTAGGTCTAGACGACACAGGACTACTTGCCTATTCTCAACTGTATCCCTTAAATGATAAAGGTTTGGATTATCTTACAAAAGCTCAAAATTTAATTTTTGTTGAGCAAAATTTTTCTGGTCAGTTTGCTCAATTGATTTGGAGAGAATATGGTATAAAAACAAATCAATTGATAAATAAATACACAGGAAGGCAGTTTTTTGTTGAAGAATTAAAAGAACGTCTACAAAATGCATTGGAGGGAAAATGA
- a CDS encoding ferritin family protein, giving the protein MNAIDYALAFEEDGKKYYNEQSLRSKRDEIRSLFLMLASDEDRHYKIIEKFKEGVYEYLPTQTFKNMPTLFNNLKNQNIDLSGSEDLLKVYDEAIKIEIKSRDFYKQSALESNNSKEREILEIISNEEDKHRIILENLMEFTRKGKEWVESAEFSHIDQLLRGE; this is encoded by the coding sequence ATGAATGCTATTGATTATGCCTTAGCTTTTGAAGAAGATGGAAAAAAATACTATAATGAGCAATCTCTAAGATCGAAAAGAGACGAAATTAGATCTCTTTTTTTAATGCTTGCAAGCGATGAAGATAGGCACTATAAAATTATTGAAAAATTTAAAGAAGGTGTTTATGAGTACCTGCCCACGCAAACCTTTAAAAATATGCCTACTTTATTTAACAATCTTAAAAATCAAAATATTGATCTATCCGGTAGTGAAGATTTATTGAAAGTTTATGATGAAGCAATTAAAATTGAGATAAAATCGAGAGATTTTTACAAACAAAGCGCACTTGAGTCTAATAACTCAAAGGAAAGAGAAATTTTAGAAATTATCTCTAACGAAGAGGACAAACACAGGATAATATTAGAAAATTTAATGGAATTTACAAGAAAAGGCAAAGAATGGGTAGAATCAGCTGAGTTTAGTCATATAGATCAGCTATTAAGAGGGGAGTAA
- a CDS encoding redoxin domain-containing protein, with protein sequence MALAIGTKVENFTLKDQNSKDVSLETYKGSKVLLSFHPLAWTDVCAKQMQSLEDNYEVFKKLNTVCFGLSIDTVPSKKAWAEQLNIAKTQLLCDFWPHGEVSKKCDVFIEKYGFSGRVNILLDENFNVIFTKVYPIKELPDINEIIEFLRR encoded by the coding sequence ATGGCATTAGCAATTGGCACAAAAGTTGAAAATTTTACACTGAAAGATCAAAATTCCAAAGATGTTAGTCTTGAGACTTACAAGGGCAGTAAAGTACTTTTATCTTTTCATCCACTTGCATGGACAGATGTATGTGCAAAACAAATGCAATCGTTGGAAGATAATTATGAGGTTTTTAAAAAATTAAATACCGTATGTTTTGGTTTAAGCATTGATACAGTGCCATCCAAAAAAGCATGGGCTGAGCAGTTAAATATCGCAAAAACACAACTTCTCTGCGATTTTTGGCCACACGGCGAAGTTTCAAAAAAATGCGATGTTTTTATTGAAAAATATGGATTTTCTGGCAGAGTAAATATATTACTTGACGAAAATTTTAATGTAATTTTTACAAAGGTTTACCCTATAAAAGAATTACCAGATATCAATGAAATCATTGAATTTTTAAGGAGATAG
- a CDS encoding ferritin family protein, translated as MEYTLEELEEMKQAILIAIPKEISARDFYLNAAKKFKTPESIQLFLSLADQEKGHEASLRKILAEIDANVRKLKNGK; from the coding sequence ATGGAATATACACTTGAAGAATTGGAAGAAATGAAACAGGCAATATTAATTGCTATACCAAAAGAAATTAGCGCAAGGGATTTTTACTTAAACGCTGCAAAAAAGTTTAAAACTCCAGAATCAATACAGTTATTTTTATCTTTAGCCGATCAAGAAAAGGGACATGAAGCCTCTTTGAGGAAGATTCTAGCAGAAATTGATGCTAATGTTAGAAAGTTAAAAAATGGAAAATAA